One Triplophysa rosa linkage group LG9, Trosa_1v2, whole genome shotgun sequence genomic window carries:
- the LOC130559384 gene encoding L-threonine ammonia-lyase isoform X5 yields the protein MNFAAQFFYANFVNDGTSPQETRRTFNDSEEYDPFWQRWDSAESPLCRESQIPSTSQNPLGSERRDSSETAVEFKPVVSDRDHVAFPRFSPSHPESLTLAPKILETLKPDVIGHPDTSSSSSSSSAERMKSARVSPAPAPPKTRFPSGALQTEEIPSVSSSPVDSTANSSSVDSSLPSHPENNPLLFLLQTSVYIFLKLLLSLLLLFLPRSEQRRGSTRPDCSFHSGPCLKDAHISNGQAGRRSTLICPERLKDFGAEEYLNGDVKVFETSVTEPPEIQLMSTPKPAAKRGAESKTTSKPVSERLRFEDISAAAFKLQKSGIQKTPCTYSRLSKQYGMEIYLKKEHLHYTGSVKERGVLCLLSSLQQDQQRKGVIVAADCNFSMAVAHHAVEMRIPVFVIVPAHSSPSRLRMYRDYGAMVISYGSTPRDSVNHARHLARENRYLCLEEDDSAVYLAGLGTVGLEIYEQVSKLDAVIVPVGGHCGLLAATAAAIKHLNPRISVIGAEPEEFPLLLRSLKTDSPITDLYCNPNKKLYRDLVEHSLGTLTFQLAKKMVDQVISVREADALVAMLRLQEYEHSTVDTEGAMGLAAILAGQLPELKGKRVAIVVSSANMDLDLVLQCVERALVLDDRVSRFTVQLGEWPGDMAKLLDVLAREDVRLLDVCHRRYSDKSDIFKAQVECVVETCDKTQNCQLRRTLSDRYPTLRWLDR from the exons ATGAATTTTGCAGCTCAGTTTTTCTACGCTAACTTCGTGAACGATGGCACGTCGCCTCAGGAGACGCGGAGAACTTTCAATGACAGCGAGGAATACGATCCCTTCTGGCAGAGGTGGGATAGCGCCGAATCTCCACTGTGTAGAGAGTCTCAGATACCTTCTACTTCCCAGAATCCTCTGGGGTCTGAGAGACGCGATAGTTCAGAGACAGCTGTGGAGTTTAAACCTGTAGTTTCGGATAGAGATCATGTGGCGTTTCCGCGGTTTTCCCCGTCCCATCCCGAGTCCCTCACGCTTGCACCTAAAATCCTTGAGACGCTCAAACCTGATGTGATCGGCCATCCTGAcacatcttcatcatcatcatcatcatccgcAGAACGCATGAAGAGCGCTCGAGTGTCTCCAGCTCCAGCGCCTCCAAAAACACGCTTTCCCAGTGGAGCTTTACAGACGGAGGAGATTCCTTCAGTGTCCAGTTCTCCTGTAGATTCAACAGCGAACTCCTCATCTGTAGATTCTTCTCTTCCATCCCATCCAGAAAACAACCCGCTCCTGTTTCTCCTCCAGACGTCAGTCTACATCTTCCTCAAACTCCTCCtctccctcctcctcctctttctGCCACG TTCAGAACAGCGCCGAGGTTCCACCAGACCCGACTGCTCCTTTCACAGCGGCCCGTGTCTGAAAGACGCACACATCAGCAACGGCCAGGCGGGTCGACGCTCAACCCTCATCTGCCCAGAACGCCTCAAAGATTTCGGAGCGGAGGAATATCTCAACGGCGATGTGAAGGTCTTTGAGACTAGTGTCACAGAGCCACCAGAGATCCAGTTAATGTCCACACCAAAACCTGCTGCCAAGAGAGGCGCTGAGAGCAAGACCACATCTAAACCTGTGAGCGAGCGTCTCCGCTTCGAAGACATCAGTGCGGCTGCATTTAAACTCCAGAAGTCTGGGATTCAGAAAACTCCCTGTACC TATTCCAGACTATCCAAACAGTACGGGATGGAAATTTACCTGAAGAAAGAACATCTTCATTACACGGGTTCTGTGAAGGAGAGAGGAGTCCTGTGCCTGCTGTCTTCACTACAACAG gaTCAGCAGAGGAAAGGTGTGATCGTGGCCGCAGACTGTAATTTCTCAATGGCGGTAGCTCATCACGCTGTGGAGATGAGAATCCCGGTGTTTGTCATCGTGCCGGCACACAGCTCACCATCACGACTTCGTATGTACAGAGACTACGGCGCCATGGTCATCTCGTACGGCAGCACTCCTCGAGATTCTGTGAATCACGCTCGCCACCTCGCCAGAGAGAACAGATACCTGTGTCTGGAGGA GGACGACAGTGCCGTGTATCTGGCAGGTCTGGGAACAGTTGGTTTGGAGATCTACGAGCAGGTGTCCAAACTGGACGCTGTCATTGTTCCTGTGGGCGGTCACTGCGGTCTTCTGGCAGCAACTGCTGCGGCCATCAAACACCTGAACCCTCGCATCTCTGTCATA GGTGCTGAACCGGAGGAGTTTCCTCTTCTGCTGCGGTCACTCAAAACAGACTCGCCCATCACAGATCTCTACTGTAACCCCAATAAAAAACTTTACAGAG ATCTGGTGGAACACTCTTTGGGGACGCTCACCTTCCAACTGGCCAAGAAAATGGTGGATCAAGTGATTTCTGTGAG gGAGGCAGACGCTCTGGTGGCGATGCTGAGACTTCAGGAGTATGAACACTCAACAGTGGACACAGAGGGTGCTATGGGTTTAGCGGCTATCTTAGCTGGTCAGCTGCCTGAACTTAAAGGCAAAAG GGTGGCTATTGTAGTGAGCAGTGCTAACATGGATCTGGACCTGGTTCTGCAGTGTGTGGAACGTGCTCTGGTTCTAGATGACAGAGTCAGTCGCTTCACCGTCCAGCTGGGCGAATGGCCCGGAGACATGGCCAAACTACTGGACGTACTGGCTCGAGAGGACGTCCG GTTGTTGGATGTTTGTCACAGGCGTTACAGTGATAAATCAGATATCTTCAAAGCTCAG
- the LOC130559384 gene encoding uncharacterized protein LOC130559384 isoform X4, which yields MNFAAQFFYANFVNDGTSPQETRRTFNDSEEYDPFWQRWDSAESPLCRESQIPSTSQNPLGSERRDSSETAVEFKPVVSDRDHVAFPRFSPSHPESLTLAPKILETLKPDVIGHPDTSSSSSSSSAERMKSARVSPAPAPPKTRFPSGALQTEEIPSVSSSPVDSTANSSSVDSSLPSHPENNPLLFLLQTSVYIFLKLLLSLLLLFLPRSEQRRGSTRPDCSFHSGPCLKDAHISNGQAGRRSTLICPERLKDFGAEEYLNGDVKVFETSVTEPPEIQLMSTPKPAAKRGAESKTTSKPVSERLRFEDISAAAFKLQKSGIQKTPCTYSRLSKQYGMEIYLKKEHLHYTGSVKERGVLCLLSSLQQDQQRKGVIVAADCNFSMAVAHHAVEMRIPVFVIVPAHSSPSRLRMYRDYGAMVISYGSTPRDSVNHARHLARENRYLCLEEDDSAVYLAGLGTVGLEIYEQVSKLDAVIVPVGGHCGLLAATAAAIKHLNPRISVIGAEPEEFPLLLRSLKTDSPITDLYCNPNKKLYRDLVEHSLGTLTFQLAKKMVDQVISVSFSFFQILQGVCQLLSTTVKYTYLYNLKTKREADALVAMLRLQEYEHSTVDTEGAMGLAAILAGQLPELKGKRVAIVVSSANMDLDLVLQCVERALVLDDRVSRFTVQLGEWPGDMAKLLDVLAREDVRLLDVCHRRYSDKSDIFKAQGTERPSRMSRSTLIPHRTTVSIILFIHHT from the exons ATGAATTTTGCAGCTCAGTTTTTCTACGCTAACTTCGTGAACGATGGCACGTCGCCTCAGGAGACGCGGAGAACTTTCAATGACAGCGAGGAATACGATCCCTTCTGGCAGAGGTGGGATAGCGCCGAATCTCCACTGTGTAGAGAGTCTCAGATACCTTCTACTTCCCAGAATCCTCTGGGGTCTGAGAGACGCGATAGTTCAGAGACAGCTGTGGAGTTTAAACCTGTAGTTTCGGATAGAGATCATGTGGCGTTTCCGCGGTTTTCCCCGTCCCATCCCGAGTCCCTCACGCTTGCACCTAAAATCCTTGAGACGCTCAAACCTGATGTGATCGGCCATCCTGAcacatcttcatcatcatcatcatcatccgcAGAACGCATGAAGAGCGCTCGAGTGTCTCCAGCTCCAGCGCCTCCAAAAACACGCTTTCCCAGTGGAGCTTTACAGACGGAGGAGATTCCTTCAGTGTCCAGTTCTCCTGTAGATTCAACAGCGAACTCCTCATCTGTAGATTCTTCTCTTCCATCCCATCCAGAAAACAACCCGCTCCTGTTTCTCCTCCAGACGTCAGTCTACATCTTCCTCAAACTCCTCCtctccctcctcctcctctttctGCCACG TTCAGAACAGCGCCGAGGTTCCACCAGACCCGACTGCTCCTTTCACAGCGGCCCGTGTCTGAAAGACGCACACATCAGCAACGGCCAGGCGGGTCGACGCTCAACCCTCATCTGCCCAGAACGCCTCAAAGATTTCGGAGCGGAGGAATATCTCAACGGCGATGTGAAGGTCTTTGAGACTAGTGTCACAGAGCCACCAGAGATCCAGTTAATGTCCACACCAAAACCTGCTGCCAAGAGAGGCGCTGAGAGCAAGACCACATCTAAACCTGTGAGCGAGCGTCTCCGCTTCGAAGACATCAGTGCGGCTGCATTTAAACTCCAGAAGTCTGGGATTCAGAAAACTCCCTGTACC TATTCCAGACTATCCAAACAGTACGGGATGGAAATTTACCTGAAGAAAGAACATCTTCATTACACGGGTTCTGTGAAGGAGAGAGGAGTCCTGTGCCTGCTGTCTTCACTACAACAG gaTCAGCAGAGGAAAGGTGTGATCGTGGCCGCAGACTGTAATTTCTCAATGGCGGTAGCTCATCACGCTGTGGAGATGAGAATCCCGGTGTTTGTCATCGTGCCGGCACACAGCTCACCATCACGACTTCGTATGTACAGAGACTACGGCGCCATGGTCATCTCGTACGGCAGCACTCCTCGAGATTCTGTGAATCACGCTCGCCACCTCGCCAGAGAGAACAGATACCTGTGTCTGGAGGA GGACGACAGTGCCGTGTATCTGGCAGGTCTGGGAACAGTTGGTTTGGAGATCTACGAGCAGGTGTCCAAACTGGACGCTGTCATTGTTCCTGTGGGCGGTCACTGCGGTCTTCTGGCAGCAACTGCTGCGGCCATCAAACACCTGAACCCTCGCATCTCTGTCATA GGTGCTGAACCGGAGGAGTTTCCTCTTCTGCTGCGGTCACTCAAAACAGACTCGCCCATCACAGATCTCTACTGTAACCCCAATAAAAAACTTTACAGAG ATCTGGTGGAACACTCTTTGGGGACGCTCACCTTCCAACTGGCCAAGAAAATGGTGGATCAAGTGATTTCTGTGAG tttcagctttttccagattctgcaaggggtgtgtcaacttttgagcacaactgtaaAGTACACTTACTTGTATAATTTGAAGACTAAAAG gGAGGCAGACGCTCTGGTGGCGATGCTGAGACTTCAGGAGTATGAACACTCAACAGTGGACACAGAGGGTGCTATGGGTTTAGCGGCTATCTTAGCTGGTCAGCTGCCTGAACTTAAAGGCAAAAG GGTGGCTATTGTAGTGAGCAGTGCTAACATGGATCTGGACCTGGTTCTGCAGTGTGTGGAACGTGCTCTGGTTCTAGATGACAGAGTCAGTCGCTTCACCGTCCAGCTGGGCGAATGGCCCGGAGACATGGCCAAACTACTGGACGTACTGGCTCGAGAGGACGTCCG GTTGTTGGATGTTTGTCACAGGCGTTACAGTGATAAATCAGATATCTTCAAAGCTCAG
- the LOC130559384 gene encoding uncharacterized protein LOC130559384 isoform X2, with the protein MNFAAQFFYANFVNDGTSPQETRRTFNDSEEYDPFWQRWDSAESPLCRESQIPSTSQNPLGSERRDSSETAVEFKPVVSDRDHVAFPRFSPSHPESLTLAPKILETLKPDVIGHPDTSSSSSSSSAERMKSARVSPAPAPPKTRFPSGALQTEEIPSVSSSPVDSTANSSSVDSSLPSHPENNPLLFLLQTSVYIFLKLLLSLLLLFLPRSEQRRGSTRPDCSFHSGPCLKDAHISNGQAGRRSTLICPERLKDFGAEEYLNGDVKVFETSVTEPPEIQLMSTPKPAAKRGAESKTTSKPVSERLRFEDISAAAFKLQKSGIQKTPCTYSRLSKQYGMEIYLKKEHLHYTGSVKERGVLCLLSSLQQDQQRKGVIVAADCNFSMAVAHHAVEMRIPVFVIVPAHSSPSRLRMYRDYGAMVISYGSTPRDSVNHARHLARENRYLCLEEDDSAVYLAGLGTVGLEIYEQVSKLDAVIVPVGGHCGLLAATAAAIKHLNPRISVIGAEPEEFPLLLRSLKTDSPITDLYCNPNKKLYRDLVEHSLGTLTFQLAKKMVDQVISVREADALVAMLRLQEYEHSTVDTEGAMGLAAILAGQLPELKGKRVAIVVSSANMDLDLVLQCVERALVLDDRVSRFTVQLGEWPGDMAKLLDVLAREDVRLLDVCHRRYSDKSDIFKAQQGDRKTEQDVTFHPHSPPDYSIHNPFHPSHLIPLIWTSFVNHLSTPRFLYYLSSLISSLFCSVLYMYMVL; encoded by the exons ATGAATTTTGCAGCTCAGTTTTTCTACGCTAACTTCGTGAACGATGGCACGTCGCCTCAGGAGACGCGGAGAACTTTCAATGACAGCGAGGAATACGATCCCTTCTGGCAGAGGTGGGATAGCGCCGAATCTCCACTGTGTAGAGAGTCTCAGATACCTTCTACTTCCCAGAATCCTCTGGGGTCTGAGAGACGCGATAGTTCAGAGACAGCTGTGGAGTTTAAACCTGTAGTTTCGGATAGAGATCATGTGGCGTTTCCGCGGTTTTCCCCGTCCCATCCCGAGTCCCTCACGCTTGCACCTAAAATCCTTGAGACGCTCAAACCTGATGTGATCGGCCATCCTGAcacatcttcatcatcatcatcatcatccgcAGAACGCATGAAGAGCGCTCGAGTGTCTCCAGCTCCAGCGCCTCCAAAAACACGCTTTCCCAGTGGAGCTTTACAGACGGAGGAGATTCCTTCAGTGTCCAGTTCTCCTGTAGATTCAACAGCGAACTCCTCATCTGTAGATTCTTCTCTTCCATCCCATCCAGAAAACAACCCGCTCCTGTTTCTCCTCCAGACGTCAGTCTACATCTTCCTCAAACTCCTCCtctccctcctcctcctctttctGCCACG TTCAGAACAGCGCCGAGGTTCCACCAGACCCGACTGCTCCTTTCACAGCGGCCCGTGTCTGAAAGACGCACACATCAGCAACGGCCAGGCGGGTCGACGCTCAACCCTCATCTGCCCAGAACGCCTCAAAGATTTCGGAGCGGAGGAATATCTCAACGGCGATGTGAAGGTCTTTGAGACTAGTGTCACAGAGCCACCAGAGATCCAGTTAATGTCCACACCAAAACCTGCTGCCAAGAGAGGCGCTGAGAGCAAGACCACATCTAAACCTGTGAGCGAGCGTCTCCGCTTCGAAGACATCAGTGCGGCTGCATTTAAACTCCAGAAGTCTGGGATTCAGAAAACTCCCTGTACC TATTCCAGACTATCCAAACAGTACGGGATGGAAATTTACCTGAAGAAAGAACATCTTCATTACACGGGTTCTGTGAAGGAGAGAGGAGTCCTGTGCCTGCTGTCTTCACTACAACAG gaTCAGCAGAGGAAAGGTGTGATCGTGGCCGCAGACTGTAATTTCTCAATGGCGGTAGCTCATCACGCTGTGGAGATGAGAATCCCGGTGTTTGTCATCGTGCCGGCACACAGCTCACCATCACGACTTCGTATGTACAGAGACTACGGCGCCATGGTCATCTCGTACGGCAGCACTCCTCGAGATTCTGTGAATCACGCTCGCCACCTCGCCAGAGAGAACAGATACCTGTGTCTGGAGGA GGACGACAGTGCCGTGTATCTGGCAGGTCTGGGAACAGTTGGTTTGGAGATCTACGAGCAGGTGTCCAAACTGGACGCTGTCATTGTTCCTGTGGGCGGTCACTGCGGTCTTCTGGCAGCAACTGCTGCGGCCATCAAACACCTGAACCCTCGCATCTCTGTCATA GGTGCTGAACCGGAGGAGTTTCCTCTTCTGCTGCGGTCACTCAAAACAGACTCGCCCATCACAGATCTCTACTGTAACCCCAATAAAAAACTTTACAGAG ATCTGGTGGAACACTCTTTGGGGACGCTCACCTTCCAACTGGCCAAGAAAATGGTGGATCAAGTGATTTCTGTGAG gGAGGCAGACGCTCTGGTGGCGATGCTGAGACTTCAGGAGTATGAACACTCAACAGTGGACACAGAGGGTGCTATGGGTTTAGCGGCTATCTTAGCTGGTCAGCTGCCTGAACTTAAAGGCAAAAG GGTGGCTATTGTAGTGAGCAGTGCTAACATGGATCTGGACCTGGTTCTGCAGTGTGTGGAACGTGCTCTGGTTCTAGATGACAGAGTCAGTCGCTTCACCGTCCAGCTGGGCGAATGGCCCGGAGACATGGCCAAACTACTGGACGTACTGGCTCGAGAGGACGTCCG GTTGTTGGATGTTTGTCACAGGCGTTACAGTGATAAATCAGATATCTTCAAAGCTCAG
- the LOC130559384 gene encoding uncharacterized protein LOC130559384 isoform X3, whose protein sequence is MNFAAQFFYANFVNDGTSPQETRRTFNDSEEYDPFWQRWDSAESPLCRESQIPSTSQNPLGSERRDSSETAVEFKPVVSDRDHVAFPRFSPSHPESLTLAPKILETLKPDVIGHPDTSSSSSSSSAERMKSARVSPAPAPPKTRFPSGALQTEEIPSVSSSPVDSTANSSSVDSSLPSHPENNPLLFLLQTSVYIFLKLLLSLLLLFLPRSEQRRGSTRPDCSFHSGPCLKDAHISNGQAGRRSTLICPERLKDFGAEEYLNGDVKVFETSVTEPPEIQLMSTPKPAAKRGAESKTTSKPVSERLRFEDISAAAFKLQKSGIQKTPCTYSRLSKQYGMEIYLKKEHLHYTGSVKERGVLCLLSSLQQDQQRKGVIVAADCNFSMAVAHHAVEMRIPVFVIVPAHSSPSRLRMYRDYGAMVISYGSTPRDSVNHARHLARENRYLCLEEDDSAVYLAGLGTVGLEIYEQVSKLDAVIVPVGGHCGLLAATAAAIKHLNPRISVIGAEPEEFPLLLRSLKTDSPITDLYCNPNKKLYRDLVEHSLGTLTFQLAKKMVDQVISVSFSFFQILQGVCQLLSTTVKYTYLYNLKTKREADALVAMLRLQEYEHSTVDTEGAMGLAAILAGQLPELKGKRVAIVVSSANMDLDLVLQCVERALVLDDRVSRFTVQLGEWPGDMAKLLDVLAREDVRLLDVCHRRYSDKSDIFKAQVECVVETCDKTQNCQLRRTLSDRYPTLRWLDR, encoded by the exons ATGAATTTTGCAGCTCAGTTTTTCTACGCTAACTTCGTGAACGATGGCACGTCGCCTCAGGAGACGCGGAGAACTTTCAATGACAGCGAGGAATACGATCCCTTCTGGCAGAGGTGGGATAGCGCCGAATCTCCACTGTGTAGAGAGTCTCAGATACCTTCTACTTCCCAGAATCCTCTGGGGTCTGAGAGACGCGATAGTTCAGAGACAGCTGTGGAGTTTAAACCTGTAGTTTCGGATAGAGATCATGTGGCGTTTCCGCGGTTTTCCCCGTCCCATCCCGAGTCCCTCACGCTTGCACCTAAAATCCTTGAGACGCTCAAACCTGATGTGATCGGCCATCCTGAcacatcttcatcatcatcatcatcatccgcAGAACGCATGAAGAGCGCTCGAGTGTCTCCAGCTCCAGCGCCTCCAAAAACACGCTTTCCCAGTGGAGCTTTACAGACGGAGGAGATTCCTTCAGTGTCCAGTTCTCCTGTAGATTCAACAGCGAACTCCTCATCTGTAGATTCTTCTCTTCCATCCCATCCAGAAAACAACCCGCTCCTGTTTCTCCTCCAGACGTCAGTCTACATCTTCCTCAAACTCCTCCtctccctcctcctcctctttctGCCACG TTCAGAACAGCGCCGAGGTTCCACCAGACCCGACTGCTCCTTTCACAGCGGCCCGTGTCTGAAAGACGCACACATCAGCAACGGCCAGGCGGGTCGACGCTCAACCCTCATCTGCCCAGAACGCCTCAAAGATTTCGGAGCGGAGGAATATCTCAACGGCGATGTGAAGGTCTTTGAGACTAGTGTCACAGAGCCACCAGAGATCCAGTTAATGTCCACACCAAAACCTGCTGCCAAGAGAGGCGCTGAGAGCAAGACCACATCTAAACCTGTGAGCGAGCGTCTCCGCTTCGAAGACATCAGTGCGGCTGCATTTAAACTCCAGAAGTCTGGGATTCAGAAAACTCCCTGTACC TATTCCAGACTATCCAAACAGTACGGGATGGAAATTTACCTGAAGAAAGAACATCTTCATTACACGGGTTCTGTGAAGGAGAGAGGAGTCCTGTGCCTGCTGTCTTCACTACAACAG gaTCAGCAGAGGAAAGGTGTGATCGTGGCCGCAGACTGTAATTTCTCAATGGCGGTAGCTCATCACGCTGTGGAGATGAGAATCCCGGTGTTTGTCATCGTGCCGGCACACAGCTCACCATCACGACTTCGTATGTACAGAGACTACGGCGCCATGGTCATCTCGTACGGCAGCACTCCTCGAGATTCTGTGAATCACGCTCGCCACCTCGCCAGAGAGAACAGATACCTGTGTCTGGAGGA GGACGACAGTGCCGTGTATCTGGCAGGTCTGGGAACAGTTGGTTTGGAGATCTACGAGCAGGTGTCCAAACTGGACGCTGTCATTGTTCCTGTGGGCGGTCACTGCGGTCTTCTGGCAGCAACTGCTGCGGCCATCAAACACCTGAACCCTCGCATCTCTGTCATA GGTGCTGAACCGGAGGAGTTTCCTCTTCTGCTGCGGTCACTCAAAACAGACTCGCCCATCACAGATCTCTACTGTAACCCCAATAAAAAACTTTACAGAG ATCTGGTGGAACACTCTTTGGGGACGCTCACCTTCCAACTGGCCAAGAAAATGGTGGATCAAGTGATTTCTGTGAG tttcagctttttccagattctgcaaggggtgtgtcaacttttgagcacaactgtaaAGTACACTTACTTGTATAATTTGAAGACTAAAAG gGAGGCAGACGCTCTGGTGGCGATGCTGAGACTTCAGGAGTATGAACACTCAACAGTGGACACAGAGGGTGCTATGGGTTTAGCGGCTATCTTAGCTGGTCAGCTGCCTGAACTTAAAGGCAAAAG GGTGGCTATTGTAGTGAGCAGTGCTAACATGGATCTGGACCTGGTTCTGCAGTGTGTGGAACGTGCTCTGGTTCTAGATGACAGAGTCAGTCGCTTCACCGTCCAGCTGGGCGAATGGCCCGGAGACATGGCCAAACTACTGGACGTACTGGCTCGAGAGGACGTCCG GTTGTTGGATGTTTGTCACAGGCGTTACAGTGATAAATCAGATATCTTCAAAGCTCAG
- the LOC130559384 gene encoding uncharacterized protein LOC130559384 isoform X1, producing the protein MNFAAQFFYANFVNDGTSPQETRRTFNDSEEYDPFWQRWDSAESPLCRESQIPSTSQNPLGSERRDSSETAVEFKPVVSDRDHVAFPRFSPSHPESLTLAPKILETLKPDVIGHPDTSSSSSSSSAERMKSARVSPAPAPPKTRFPSGALQTEEIPSVSSSPVDSTANSSSVDSSLPSHPENNPLLFLLQTSVYIFLKLLLSLLLLFLPRSEQRRGSTRPDCSFHSGPCLKDAHISNGQAGRRSTLICPERLKDFGAEEYLNGDVKVFETSVTEPPEIQLMSTPKPAAKRGAESKTTSKPVSERLRFEDISAAAFKLQKSGIQKTPCTYSRLSKQYGMEIYLKKEHLHYTGSVKERGVLCLLSSLQQDQQRKGVIVAADCNFSMAVAHHAVEMRIPVFVIVPAHSSPSRLRMYRDYGAMVISYGSTPRDSVNHARHLARENRYLCLEEDDSAVYLAGLGTVGLEIYEQVSKLDAVIVPVGGHCGLLAATAAAIKHLNPRISVIGAEPEEFPLLLRSLKTDSPITDLYCNPNKKLYRDLVEHSLGTLTFQLAKKMVDQVISVSFSFFQILQGVCQLLSTTVKYTYLYNLKTKREADALVAMLRLQEYEHSTVDTEGAMGLAAILAGQLPELKGKRVAIVVSSANMDLDLVLQCVERALVLDDRVSRFTVQLGEWPGDMAKLLDVLAREDVRLLDVCHRRYSDKSDIFKAQQGDRKTEQDVTFHPHSPPDYSIHNPFHPSHLIPLIWTSFVNHLSTPRFLYYLSSLISSLFCSVLYMYMVL; encoded by the exons ATGAATTTTGCAGCTCAGTTTTTCTACGCTAACTTCGTGAACGATGGCACGTCGCCTCAGGAGACGCGGAGAACTTTCAATGACAGCGAGGAATACGATCCCTTCTGGCAGAGGTGGGATAGCGCCGAATCTCCACTGTGTAGAGAGTCTCAGATACCTTCTACTTCCCAGAATCCTCTGGGGTCTGAGAGACGCGATAGTTCAGAGACAGCTGTGGAGTTTAAACCTGTAGTTTCGGATAGAGATCATGTGGCGTTTCCGCGGTTTTCCCCGTCCCATCCCGAGTCCCTCACGCTTGCACCTAAAATCCTTGAGACGCTCAAACCTGATGTGATCGGCCATCCTGAcacatcttcatcatcatcatcatcatccgcAGAACGCATGAAGAGCGCTCGAGTGTCTCCAGCTCCAGCGCCTCCAAAAACACGCTTTCCCAGTGGAGCTTTACAGACGGAGGAGATTCCTTCAGTGTCCAGTTCTCCTGTAGATTCAACAGCGAACTCCTCATCTGTAGATTCTTCTCTTCCATCCCATCCAGAAAACAACCCGCTCCTGTTTCTCCTCCAGACGTCAGTCTACATCTTCCTCAAACTCCTCCtctccctcctcctcctctttctGCCACG TTCAGAACAGCGCCGAGGTTCCACCAGACCCGACTGCTCCTTTCACAGCGGCCCGTGTCTGAAAGACGCACACATCAGCAACGGCCAGGCGGGTCGACGCTCAACCCTCATCTGCCCAGAACGCCTCAAAGATTTCGGAGCGGAGGAATATCTCAACGGCGATGTGAAGGTCTTTGAGACTAGTGTCACAGAGCCACCAGAGATCCAGTTAATGTCCACACCAAAACCTGCTGCCAAGAGAGGCGCTGAGAGCAAGACCACATCTAAACCTGTGAGCGAGCGTCTCCGCTTCGAAGACATCAGTGCGGCTGCATTTAAACTCCAGAAGTCTGGGATTCAGAAAACTCCCTGTACC TATTCCAGACTATCCAAACAGTACGGGATGGAAATTTACCTGAAGAAAGAACATCTTCATTACACGGGTTCTGTGAAGGAGAGAGGAGTCCTGTGCCTGCTGTCTTCACTACAACAG gaTCAGCAGAGGAAAGGTGTGATCGTGGCCGCAGACTGTAATTTCTCAATGGCGGTAGCTCATCACGCTGTGGAGATGAGAATCCCGGTGTTTGTCATCGTGCCGGCACACAGCTCACCATCACGACTTCGTATGTACAGAGACTACGGCGCCATGGTCATCTCGTACGGCAGCACTCCTCGAGATTCTGTGAATCACGCTCGCCACCTCGCCAGAGAGAACAGATACCTGTGTCTGGAGGA GGACGACAGTGCCGTGTATCTGGCAGGTCTGGGAACAGTTGGTTTGGAGATCTACGAGCAGGTGTCCAAACTGGACGCTGTCATTGTTCCTGTGGGCGGTCACTGCGGTCTTCTGGCAGCAACTGCTGCGGCCATCAAACACCTGAACCCTCGCATCTCTGTCATA GGTGCTGAACCGGAGGAGTTTCCTCTTCTGCTGCGGTCACTCAAAACAGACTCGCCCATCACAGATCTCTACTGTAACCCCAATAAAAAACTTTACAGAG ATCTGGTGGAACACTCTTTGGGGACGCTCACCTTCCAACTGGCCAAGAAAATGGTGGATCAAGTGATTTCTGTGAG tttcagctttttccagattctgcaaggggtgtgtcaacttttgagcacaactgtaaAGTACACTTACTTGTATAATTTGAAGACTAAAAG gGAGGCAGACGCTCTGGTGGCGATGCTGAGACTTCAGGAGTATGAACACTCAACAGTGGACACAGAGGGTGCTATGGGTTTAGCGGCTATCTTAGCTGGTCAGCTGCCTGAACTTAAAGGCAAAAG GGTGGCTATTGTAGTGAGCAGTGCTAACATGGATCTGGACCTGGTTCTGCAGTGTGTGGAACGTGCTCTGGTTCTAGATGACAGAGTCAGTCGCTTCACCGTCCAGCTGGGCGAATGGCCCGGAGACATGGCCAAACTACTGGACGTACTGGCTCGAGAGGACGTCCG GTTGTTGGATGTTTGTCACAGGCGTTACAGTGATAAATCAGATATCTTCAAAGCTCAG